The window CGGCGCCTGCCGCACGCGTGACAGCCGCGGCATCCCGATCCCGGAACCGGATCAGCCGCATCGCGTTGACGATGACCAACAGCACCGAGATCTCGTGCACCAGCATCCCGCCGCCCATGTGCACGAACCCGCCGATCACCGCGGCCAGGAGCAGCGCGACGGTGCCCAGGGCGATCGTCGTGTTCTCGCGCATGTTCCGCACGGTCGCCCGTGCCACCGCACGCGCATGCGGCAGCGCGTCGAGCCGACCGCCGAGCAGGATGACGTCGGCGGCCTCAGCCGAGACATCCGTGCCCCCGCCCATCGCCACCCCCACGTGCGCGGCGGCGATCGCCGGGGCGTCGTTCACGCCGTCGCCGACCATCGCCACGCGCTGCCCCTGCGCGGCCAGGCTCTGCACGTGAGCGACCTTGTCGGCCGGCAGCAGCCGCGCCGCGACGATGTCGTCGTCGCGGTCGATGCCCACCTGGGCCGCCACCGCGGCCGCCGTGCGCGGGTTGTCGCCGGTGAGCATCGCGAACCGCCGCACGCCCGCACGGCGCAGCGCCGCGATCGCCACGGCCGCCTCGGGCCGCACCGGGTCGGTGATGGCCACGAGGCCGGCGACCGCCCCATCGATCGTCACGAACGACACGGTGCTGCCGCCCGCTTCGAGCGCGGCCGCGCGGTCGGCGAGCGCGGGCGGCGCGACAAGACCCGCGTCATCGAGCATCCGCTGCGCGCCGACCGCGACAACTCGCACCGCCGCACCCTCACCGACGAGACCGTGGATGCCGCGGCCCGCGACGACCTCGACAGCGGCAGGGGCTGCCCCCAGCGTGAGCCCCCGCTCGTGCGCGGCCCGCACGAGCGTGCGGCCCAGCGGATGCTCGGACGCCTGCTCGAGGGTGGCCACCAGACGAAGCAGCCCGTCGTCGTCACGCGAGATGCCGACCACCGCGGTGACCTCGGGACTGCCCTGGGTGAGCGTCCCGGTCTTGTCGAGCACCACAGCGTCGAACCGGGCAAGGCGCTCGAGCGCGTCGCCACCCTTGATGAGCGCGCCGTGGCGCGTCGCGTTGCCCAGGCCTGCGACCAGCGAGACGGGTGTGGAGATCACGAGAGCCCCGGGGCAGGCGATCACCAGAAAGGTGAGGGCGAACCGGATGTCGCGCGTGAGGATCAGCGCGATCGCGGCTGCCACGACGATCGCCGGCGTGTACCAGCGGGCGAACCGATCGAGGAACCGCTGCGTGGGCGCCTGCGAGTCCTGCGCCTGCTCGATGAGCTCGACGATCTGCGCGAACGCGGTGTCTTCGCCCACGCGGTCGGCGTCGAACTCGACGTAGCCGTTCTCGAGCACCGTGCCCGACCACACCCGGTCGCCGACCTGCTTGACGACCGCGAGCGGCTCGCCGGTCACGGTCGATTCGTCGACGCTCGCCGATCCGCGCACGATAGTGCCGTCGACGGGAACGCGCGATCCGGTGCGCACGACGATGCGGTCGCCAACGGTCACGTCGTCAAGAGGCACGGTGACGACCGCACTCCCGCGCAGCAGGTGAGCTTCGCGCGGCGCGAGATCGAGCAGCTCGCGCAGCGAGCGGCGCGTGCGGGCGAGCGTGCGCGCCTCCAGATATGCGCCGAACACGAACAGCGTCGAGACGACCGCGGCCTCGACGTCCTCACCGATCACCAGCGCGCCGGCGACGGCGATCGTCACGAGCAGGTCGATGCCCACGGCACGGTGGCGCAGCGAGCGCATCGCGCTGACAGCAGTGGGAGTGCCCGCGACGATCGCGGCCACGACGAGCGCGGCATCGCGCCCCGCCTCTGCGCCGGCAAGATGCAGCACGAGGGCTGTCAGCAGCAGAATGCCACTACCGACGAGGACGACGGCCTGCGACGCGGCGGGATTCAGGGTCGCGGGATGGGAGCGCTTCATAGCACTCAGACGGCGACCGGGCGGCTGGTGGCCGTCACCGGGTAGCCGAGATCGGCGATGGTGCGCGCGATGGTGTCAGCCTGCTGGGCCGTCTCGTCGAAGGTGACACGCACCTTGTTGGCGTTGAACATCACCGCGACGTCGTCGACGCCGGCCAGACGCCCGACGGTCTTCTCGATCTTCTTCACGCACGACGGGCAGGTGAACCCGGTGGTGCTGAACGTGACGTGGGTCATTTCGGAACCTCCTCTGGTGAGTGGATGCCCCCATTCGACCGCTGTGCGGCGGCGTTGTCCTTGACGCCGGTCAAGTCCGGGGCACCATCATCCGAAAGGCTGATCCAGATCTCCACCGTGCACGCGATGTGGGGGAGCGGTGCCGCGGCTGGACTGGAAGCATGCAACCCGAACCTCCCTTCTCTTTCGCCGCGCGTCTGACCTCGCGCCGCGGCGCGTGGATCGCCCTGGGCCTGGCCGTCCTCGTCTTTCTCGCGCTGTTCGCTCTCTTCGGTCGCGCCGAGGCACCCGGCGGCAACGATGCGGCACCGGTGTCGTCCGAATCGGCGCAGGCGCAGCGCATCCTCGACGAGTTCCCCGACCATGACGTGCAGTCGCTGTCGATCGTCGCCGTCCGCACCGACGGCGGCGCCCTCACCGGCGCCGACAAGGCAGCCTTCGCCGACCTCGCCCCCGCCGTCGACGCGCAGACCGGGCACGAGCCCGGCCGCATCTCGGTAAGCGACGACGGCGAGGCGGCGGTCATGCAGGCGCCGCTGACGGTCACCGACGACACCGGCACGAACGCCGAGAGGGTCGACGCCGTCCGCAAGACGATCGCGGGGATGGATGCCGCGGGCTTGACCGTTCTCGTCACCGGCGGCCCCGCCTTCGGCGCCGACATCACGAACGCTTTCGCGGGCGCCGACATCACGCTGCTGCTGGTGACGATCGCGATCGTCGCGCTGCTGCTGATCATCACCTACCGCTCGCCGGTGCTCTGGCTGCTGCCGCTGACCGTGATCGGCATCGCCGACCAGCTCGCCGCCAAGGTCACCGCGGCCCTCGGTACGGCCTGGGGTCTGCAGTTCGACACCGGCGTGGTCAGCGTGCTCGTCTTCGGTGCCGGCACGAACTACGCGCTGCTGCTCATCTCGCGCTACCGGGAAGAGCTGGCCCGCCAGCACAGTCACCGCGCCGCGCTGGCGGTGGCATGGCGCAAGACGGTGCCGGCCATCGTCGCCTCGAACCTGACCGTCGTGCTGGCGCTGGCCACCCTCGTGTTCGCCGTCATTCCCGGCACCCATGGGCTGGGCATCGCCGGCGCCGTCGGTCTCGTCATCGCCGCGGCATCCGTTCTTCTCGTCCTGCCACCGGTGCTCGCCGTCTGCGGCCGCCGCGTTTTCTGGCCGTTCACGCCCCGTCCCGAAAAGCACGTCGCTCAGGGCCGGGTGTGGGGCGGCATCGCGAACCGGGTTGTGAAGCGCCCCGCCCCGGCGCTGGTGGGCGGCCTCGTCATCGTCGGTGTCATGGCCGCGGGCCTGTTCGGCACGACCGTCGGCCTCACCCAGGTCGAGAAGTTCTGCGGCGGCTCAGAGTCAGCGACGGGCCTGACCACGCTTGCCGCGCACTTCCCCGCCGGCGAGGCACAGCCGATGATCATCGTCACCCGCGCCGACCACGCGCAGGCTGTCGCCGACGCCGCCGCAGACGTGCCCGGTGTGACCCGCGCAACCGTCAGTCGCGACACCGCGACCGTCGACGGTGCGACGGTGGCCAAGATCGTCGCGGTGGGCGAGCCCGAGCCCGGCTCGGACGCCGGCCTCGCCCTCGTGCGCGATGTGCGCACGGCCGTGCACGCCGTGCCCGGTGCGAACGCCGTGGTCGGCGGAGCAGTGGCCACCGACCTCGACGCCCGCGAAGGCGCCCGGCACGACTTGCTGCTGATCGCGCCGTTCGTCATGGCCATC is drawn from Microbacterium protaetiae and contains these coding sequences:
- a CDS encoding heavy-metal-associated domain-containing protein: MTHVTFSTTGFTCPSCVKKIEKTVGRLAGVDDVAVMFNANKVRVTFDETAQQADTIARTIADLGYPVTATSRPVAV
- a CDS encoding heavy metal translocating P-type ATPase; its protein translation is MKRSHPATLNPAASQAVVLVGSGILLLTALVLHLAGAEAGRDAALVVAAIVAGTPTAVSAMRSLRHRAVGIDLLVTIAVAGALVIGEDVEAAVVSTLFVFGAYLEARTLARTRRSLRELLDLAPREAHLLRGSAVVTVPLDDVTVGDRIVVRTGSRVPVDGTIVRGSASVDESTVTGEPLAVVKQVGDRVWSGTVLENGYVEFDADRVGEDTAFAQIVELIEQAQDSQAPTQRFLDRFARWYTPAIVVAAAIALILTRDIRFALTFLVIACPGALVISTPVSLVAGLGNATRHGALIKGGDALERLARFDAVVLDKTGTLTQGSPEVTAVVGISRDDDGLLRLVATLEQASEHPLGRTLVRAAHERGLTLGAAPAAVEVVAGRGIHGLVGEGAAVRVVAVGAQRMLDDAGLVAPPALADRAAALEAGGSTVSFVTIDGAVAGLVAITDPVRPEAAVAIAALRRAGVRRFAMLTGDNPRTAAAVAAQVGIDRDDDIVAARLLPADKVAHVQSLAAQGQRVAMVGDGVNDAPAIAAAHVGVAMGGGTDVSAEAADVILLGGRLDALPHARAVARATVRNMRENTTIALGTVALLLAAVIGGFVHMGGGMLVHEISVLLVIVNAMRLIRFRDRDAAAVTRAAGAAGQRPVSPVQPVR
- a CDS encoding MMPL family transporter, whose translation is MQPEPPFSFAARLTSRRGAWIALGLAVLVFLALFALFGRAEAPGGNDAAPVSSESAQAQRILDEFPDHDVQSLSIVAVRTDGGALTGADKAAFADLAPAVDAQTGHEPGRISVSDDGEAAVMQAPLTVTDDTGTNAERVDAVRKTIAGMDAAGLTVLVTGGPAFGADITNAFAGADITLLLVTIAIVALLLIITYRSPVLWLLPLTVIGIADQLAAKVTAALGTAWGLQFDTGVVSVLVFGAGTNYALLLISRYREELARQHSHRAALAVAWRKTVPAIVASNLTVVLALATLVFAVIPGTHGLGIAGAVGLVIAAASVLLVLPPVLAVCGRRVFWPFTPRPEKHVAQGRVWGGIANRVVKRPAPALVGGLVIVGVMAAGLFGTTVGLTQVEKFCGGSESATGLTTLAAHFPAGEAQPMIIVTRADHAQAVADAAADVPGVTRATVSRDTATVDGATVAKIVAVGEPEPGSDAGLALVRDVRTAVHAVPGANAVVGGAVATDLDAREGARHDLLLIAPFVMAISFVVLVVLLRSLVAPLLLLVVNLASATAAIGAGAWLGRTLFGWESLDLAVPLLAFLFLVALGIDYTIFLVHRAKIEADAHGTKAGMARAVASTGGVITSAGIVLAGVFAALGVLPLVTLGQLGLIVGLGVIVDTLVVRTIVVPALFSLVGDPIWWPHRSAARYRRDDPQREPELVGTRGEG